A window of Juglans regia cultivar Chandler chromosome 7, Walnut 2.0, whole genome shotgun sequence contains these coding sequences:
- the LOC108991266 gene encoding phenylcoumaran benzylic ether reductase TP7-like — MAQKSKILIIGATGYIGKFLVEASVKDGRSTFALVRESTASSPDKSELIESFKSSGVTVLYGDIYNHESLVKAIKQVDAVISAVGFQQLGDQVKIIAAIKEAGNIKRFLPSEFGMDVDRFNAVEPAASLFALKASIRRSIEEAGIPYTYVVSNCFAEYFLRNFGQSGATVPPRDKVVVLGDGNIKVIFNKEGDIATYTIKAVDDPKTLNKILYMRPPANILSFNEILSLWEKKISKTLEKIYILEDQLLEKIRESPAPSNIILSILYSVFVKGDCTNYEIEASFGVEASEIYPEVKYTTVEEYLDQLV, encoded by the exons ATGGCTCAAAAAAGCAAGATTTTGATAATCGGAGCCACCGGATACATCGGAAAATTCCTAGTGGAGGCAAGCGTGAAAGATGGACGCTCAACTTTTGCATTGGTCAGAGAAAGCACAGCTTCGAGTCCTGACAAGTCCGAACTGATTGAGAGCTTCAAGAGCTCTGGAGTTACAGTTCTCTAT GGTGACATCTATAATCATGAAAGCTTGGTGAAGGCAATCAAGCAAGTTGATGCAGTCATCTCTGCAGTTGGGTTTCAACAACTTGGTGATCAGGTGAAGATTATTGCTGCCATCAAAGAAGCTGGAAATATCAAG AGATTCCTCCCATCAGAGTTTGGAATGGATGTGGATCGTTTCAATGCAGTGGAGCCAGCTGCAAGCCTTTTTGCTCTTAAGGCGAGCATCCGGAGATCAATCGAGGAAGCAGGAATTCCATATACCTACGTCGTGTCCAATTGCTTTGCTGAGTACTTCTTGAGAAACTTTGGACAGTCAGGTGCCACAGTTCCTCCAAGAGACAAAGTAGTAGTACTTGGTGATGGAAATATCAAAG TAATTTTTAACAAGGAAGGAGATATTGCCACTTATACGATAAAAGCAGTTGATGATCCAAAAACGTTGAACAAGATCCTTTATATGAGACCCCCTGCTAACATTTTGTCCTTCAATGAGATTCTCTCCCTGTGGGAGAAGAAGATCAGCAAGACCCTGGAGAAGATTTATATTCTAGAAGACCAACTTCTTGAGAAAATCCGGG AATCTCCAGCCCCCTCAAACATCATTTTATCCATCTTATACTCTGTGTTTGTGAAGGGAGATTGTACAAATTATGAGATTGAGGCTTCTTTTGGAGTGGAGGCTTCTGAGATTTATCCAGAGGTGAAATACACAACTGTGGAGGAATACCTCGATCAGCTTGTCTAA